The sequence TCGCATCACGCCCACCGCGTGTGGCTGCTCCTCACGCTCGAGGTCTGGCTGAAGTCCATGGAGCAGTCGGTCTAAATGGGGGGCTCAAGGTCTTCGAGCATGCCGCTGATCTAGTCTCCTGGAAGCGTGATCCCTTCCAGAAGTCGCGCGGCTCGGCCTTTCGCCACGAGGGAGCGAGGGGATGTCCCGTTTTCGGCGGCGGTGGGAGGATACTCATGTTCGAGGGTCGGCGTTCTCGCGCGGTCACACCCGAAACCACTGTCCCCTGAGCGCAAAGCGCCGCCTCCACCGCGCGGAACGACGTCCGAGTTGAGGACGGGCCCGCCGCCGCCGAAAACGGGGCACCCTCGCTCCCCCCCTCGCTCCTCGGCATGACACCGAAGACCGGACTTCTGATACGAACCACGACTCCAGGGGACTAGTCTGACTTGTCAGCGGAGGGCTCCGTCCGCGCGCCCCGCGCGAGAGCGGGGAGCCCGCTCGCTGGGGCCCCACCTCCTGGTCTTGGCGCCGGGCCCGAACGGCCGCGCTGCCCGTGCCGAGGATCACGCTCGGCGACCTGCCCGAGGACTCGACGCGCTCGAATCGTGGAGGGGCGCGGCTGGCTCAGTTCAACAGCGGGGGGGCCACCTCGAAGAACCTCTCGAGCCGCGCGCTGCAGCCCGAGCACTCGACGCGCCCGACGCGCAGCCTCCGGCCGGCCCGCTCTTCAGCGGTGTGCCCCACGACACGCACGCTCGCGCCGCAGGCCGGGCAGGGCAGGCCTCGCGCGGTGGGCTCGACGAGCGCCGCGGTCGACACCACGAGGGGGCGCTCCGGGGAGCCGCCGGGCTCGAGCCTCGCGAGCGCGAGCCGCTCGGTGCGGGAGTTTTCGGTCGCGCGGGCAGCTTCGCGCCGCACTGTGCGATCACGCTTAGGCTTCTTCGGCACGGGGGCCTCCAAGGGAGGGCGGGGGACTCGCTGGCTCTCGGCGTGCCGGACGCGGCGTCCGCGCCGCGCCCCGTCGCTCACGGGGGCGAATACGCCGCCTCCCACTCGCGCAGATAGCGCCGCTCCTCGAGCTCCCAGGTCTCGTCGGACCAGCCGAGCTCGGGCTGCGCCACCGCGCGGATGCCCGCGAGCTCGCCTTCGCCGCCGCGGGGCAGAGTGAGCCCCACGCGCACGCGCCGCAGCAGGAGATCCCCCAGGCTCACGCAGCCCTCCTCGCGGGCCGCGAGCCGGAGCTCGCCGAAGAGCGACAGCCCGCCGCCGATCGACTGGCGGAGGTGCGCCTCGCTTGCGGCGCCCACGGCCTCCTCGCCCAGGCGCCCGATCAGGCGCCGCTTGGCCGCGGGCGTGAGCTCCGCCGAGAGCGCGTCTTCGCCGGGATCCTCCGCGAAGATCCGCGTGCGCTCCGGGAGCGGCCCGAGCTCTGCGCGCGCGGCCTCGAGCGCCTCGCGAGCCATGAGCGCCCACGTCGTCAGCTTCCCTCCCGTGATCGTGTAGAGCCCGTTCTCCTGCCACACCGCGTGCTCTCGTGACTCCTTCGACGGGTCGGGGTTGCCCGTGTCGATGACGGGGCGCACGCCCGCGTACGTGCAGAGTACATCGGTCTCGGTGAGCCCCAGGGTCGGGAACACCTTCCGCGCGCCCTCGAGGATGTACTCCGCCTCGGCGGTGGAGATGCGGGGCTCGAGCTCGAGCGACGCGTCGTGGTCGACGTCGGTGGTCCCCACGAGCGTGACGCCCTCCCAGGGGACGGCGAACACGCCTCGCTGATCGCGCGGGTGCATGAAGCTCATCGCCTCCTGGACCGGGATCTTGCCGCGCGGAAAAACGAGGTGGCTCCCGCGGATCTTGCGAAGGCGCGGCGACTCCCCGACGGCGCCACGGAGGTCGTCTGCCCACGCGCCCGTGGCGTTGATGACGGCCTTGGCGCGGATTTCGACCGTGCGGCCGCGCCGCGGATCGCCCTCGGGGGCGCCGTCGTCGCGGGCCACCGCGCCGACCACCCGGCCGCTGGCGTCGCGAAGGAGATCGACGACGCGCGCGTAGTTGAGCGCTGTGCCGCCGGCCCGCACCGCCTCGCGGATGACGCGTACGGTGAGGCGAGCGTCGTCGGTCTGGGCGTCGAAATAGCGGTACCCGCCGAGCACGCCCGACTCGGCCATCGCCGGGAACGCCCGCAGGATCTCCGCCGCGTTCAGCCGCTCGTGCTCCCATTTCCACGCGAGCGCGTCGTAGATGCTGAGCCCCACGCCGAACATCCACCGGGGCATCTGGTCGCCCTCGAACGCGGCCAGGGAGAAGGGGAGCGGCTCGACGAGTCCGCGGCCCTCGTCGAGCATGCGCTCGCGCTCTTTGACGCTCTTGCGGGTGACGAGGAACTGCCCTTGGCGCAGGTAGCGCAGCCCGCCGTGCACGAGCTTGGTGGAGCGGCTCGACGTGCCGGAGGCGAAGTCGCGCGCCTCGAGGAGCACGGCGCGCAGCCCGGCGCGGGTGGCCTCCGCGAGGATGCCGGCGCCCGTGATCCCGCCCCCCACGACGACGAGGTCCCACGGATCGCCGAGCCGGCCCCACACACCGTCACGAAAGCCCTTGCCCCACATGCGCGTCCTCCCATGCCCGCCGCCTCGCGCATGCGCGAGGCGGCGCTCGGCGTGGCGATTGCACCACGGAGTGCCGGGGGGCGGGGGGGGAAGATTCATCAAAATGCTGAGCGTCTCCGGCCACCGGGTCGACCCGCCGAGCTCTCCCTGGGGTCCGCGCGCGCTTTTCCGGGCGAACGGCGTGCGCGACGCCGGATGTGTCGCTACCGTGTCTCGGCGAGAGAGACCGGGCCGCTCGTGGCCTGGTCGCGAACGCGAACGCGAACGCGAACGCGAACGCGAACGCGAACGCGAACGCGCGAACCGAGGGAGACCGCCATGTCGCTTGCCCAGGAACCCACCCCCGAGAACGTCACCAAGGCGCCCGCCCCTACCGACGACGGCCCCGTGTCGGGGGCGCGGTCGAGCTTGTCCGCCACGCTCGCGACGCTGAAGGCGGCGCAGCGCAAACAAGGCGCGCCGAGCTACGAGAAGCGCATCGCGCACCTCGACGCGCTCCGCAAGGCGCTGGTCTCTCGGAAGGAAGAGATCGCGCGCGCCATCTCCGCCGACTTCGGCGGCCGCTCACGCGTCGAGAGCCTCGTCGCCGAGATCTTCGTCACGATCACCGGCCTCGACTACGCAAAGGAGCGCCTCCACGAGTGGATGGAGATCGAGCCCCGCGAGGTGGCGTGGACCTTCCTCCCCGGCCGCGCGGAGGTGCAGAACCAGCCGCTCGGCGTCGTCGGCATCATCGCGCCGTGGAACTACCCCGTGCAGCTCGTGTTCGCGCCGCTCGTCGCTGCGCTCGCGGCAGGCAACCGCGCGATGCTGAAGCCCTCCGAGCTCGTCCCCGAGACCAGCGAGCTCATCGCGAAGCTCGTGAAGGACACGTTCGCCGCGGACCACGTCACGTGTCACCTGGGCGGCGTCGACGTCGCGACCGAGTTCTCGTCGCTGCCGTTCGACCACCTCGTGTTCACCGGCTCCACGCGCGTGGGCAAGGCCGTCATGCGCGCGGCGGCCGAGAACCTCGTCCCGCTCACCCTCGAGCTCGGGGGCAAATCGCCGGCGATCATCGGGCGTGACTTCTCCCTCGCCACCGCGGCCGAGCGCATCATGGGCGGGAAGCTCTTCAACTCGGGCCAGACCTGCATCGCGCCGGACTACGTCCTCGTGCCGCGGAAGGACCTCGAGCCGTTCGTCGCCGAGTGCAAGGCGGCGGTCGCGCGCATGTACCCCACGCTCGTCGCCAACGCCGACTACACCGCCATCGTGAACGACCGGCAGAAGGCCCGCCTCCAGGGCTACCTCACCGACGCGAAGGAGGGCGGCGCGCGCCTCGTGCCCATCAACCCCGGCAACGAGTCGTTCGACGGCACCCGCAAGCTCGAGCCGACGCTGGTGCTCGACGCGAAGGAGTCGTCGGCGATCCTCCAGGAGGAGATCTTCGGGCCGCTCCTGCCCATCGTGCCGTACGAGGGCCTCGACGAGGCGATCGCCTATGTGAACGATCACCCGCGGCCGCTCGCGCTCTACTACTTCGATCACGACACCGACGCGGTGAACCGCGTCCTCGCCGAGACCGTCTCCGGAGGCGTCACGATCAACGACACGATGTTGCACATCGCCCAGGACGACATGCCGTTCGGCGGCGTCGGTCCGAGCGGCATGGGCCACTACCACGGCAAGGAGGGCTTCGACGCCTTCACGAAGAAGAAGCCGGTCTTCCACCAGGCGCGCCTCAACGCGACCGGACTCATGCGCCCCCCCTACGGCAAGTCTATAGAATATTTGATGAAATTCATCGTCGGGTGAGCTCGTCGGCGGGCGACTCCTCGCGGTTCGCCGGCGCGGCCGCGCGGGGCCCACGCGGAGAGCGGGTCGCGCGCGCGACGAACGTCGGGTGGAGCCCGGTGAGCCACGCGGCCCGGTCGCGCACCACCTTCGACCGCACGATGAACGGGTCGAGGCGGGCGCGCCGGAGGAGCGTTCCCCCCACCAAGATGCCGGCGAGCCCCAGCATCGTGAGGAGCCCGAGCGGGCCGCGCGCGTCCTCCTCGGCGCCGAGGAAGAACACGAACGGCACGACGGCCACGGCCACCATGGCGAGTATTGCGCGCCCGAACGCGCGCTGGTGCTCGGTCCAGCGATCGGTGCACGCGCCACAGAGCGGCAGCGGGATGCGCGCGACGCGACGGAAGACGAGCACGGCGAAGCCGCCGACGAGCAGGTGCCCCCACCACGGCACGTGCTGAAACTCGCGCACGGTCGGCTTCGCGTCGCCCTTCTCGCCGCACTTGGCGCAGCGCCTCGGCAGCGGGCTCTCCTCGTGCACGACGAGGGCGTCGTCTTCGACGCGTGGGAGCGGACCCGGGCCCATCGAGGATGGCGCGGGCCGCGGTGGAATCGTGCTCGCTGGCGGGGCGTAGGGGTTGTGCTCGCTCGTCATCGCAGATTGAGGCACGCTCGCGTGCCTCCCACCATGAGAGGATAGCTCGATGCCCCACGCGCCCTCGTCGTTGATGCTCGTAGCGCTCGCCGCCCTCACGATCCCGCTCGTCCACTGCAAGGACACCAAGCCCGAGGCGAGTCCAGCAGCGAGCAGCGCCAGCGTTGGCGCGGCGTCCAC is a genomic window of Myxococcales bacterium containing:
- a CDS encoding glycerol-3-phosphate dehydrogenase/oxidase, which encodes MWGKGFRDGVWGRLGDPWDLVVVGGGITGAGILAEATRAGLRAVLLEARDFASGTSSRSTKLVHGGLRYLRQGQFLVTRKSVKERERMLDEGRGLVEPLPFSLAAFEGDQMPRWMFGVGLSIYDALAWKWEHERLNAAEILRAFPAMAESGVLGGYRYFDAQTDDARLTVRVIREAVRAGGTALNYARVVDLLRDASGRVVGAVARDDGAPEGDPRRGRTVEIRAKAVINATGAWADDLRGAVGESPRLRKIRGSHLVFPRGKIPVQEAMSFMHPRDQRGVFAVPWEGVTLVGTTDVDHDASLELEPRISTAEAEYILEGARKVFPTLGLTETDVLCTYAGVRPVIDTGNPDPSKESREHAVWQENGLYTITGGKLTTWALMAREALEAARAELGPLPERTRIFAEDPGEDALSAELTPAAKRRLIGRLGEEAVGAASEAHLRQSIGGGLSLFGELRLAAREEGCVSLGDLLLRRVRVGLTLPRGGEGELAGIRAVAQPELGWSDETWELEERRYLREWEAAYSPP
- a CDS encoding coniferyl aldehyde dehydrogenase, producing the protein MSLAQEPTPENVTKAPAPTDDGPVSGARSSLSATLATLKAAQRKQGAPSYEKRIAHLDALRKALVSRKEEIARAISADFGGRSRVESLVAEIFVTITGLDYAKERLHEWMEIEPREVAWTFLPGRAEVQNQPLGVVGIIAPWNYPVQLVFAPLVAALAAGNRAMLKPSELVPETSELIAKLVKDTFAADHVTCHLGGVDVATEFSSLPFDHLVFTGSTRVGKAVMRAAAENLVPLTLELGGKSPAIIGRDFSLATAAERIMGGKLFNSGQTCIAPDYVLVPRKDLEPFVAECKAAVARMYPTLVANADYTAIVNDRQKARLQGYLTDAKEGGARLVPINPGNESFDGTRKLEPTLVLDAKESSAILQEEIFGPLLPIVPYEGLDEAIAYVNDHPRPLALYYFDHDTDAVNRVLAETVSGGVTINDTMLHIAQDDMPFGGVGPSGMGHYHGKEGFDAFTKKKPVFHQARLNATGLMRPPYGKSIEYLMKFIVG